The following DNA comes from Amycolatopsis solani.
GGAGCCTCTCATACGGGGTCTGGCCGGCCAGGCCGCCGTGGGGGCGGTGGTAGTTGTAGTAGTCCTCCCAGTCCTTGAGCTTGTCGTTGAAGGCGCCGATGTCGCCGAGGACGATACCGTCGAGCAGGCGGTAGAACTCCTCGGCGTCGATGCGGTGGGAACGCTCGATGCTCCTATGTTCGTCAAGCGGCATTGGGGTGCGGTGGTTGTGGGTGGGGTGTTGTTCGAGGAAGGTGGGCGTAGATCTCGCGGGCGATGTAGCGCTTGAGGCAGCGGATGATCTCGCGTTTGCTGAGTCCTTCGGCTGTCCGTCGTTCGACGTAGTCACGGGTGGGTTGATGGCGGCGCATCCGGACGATGGTCACGATGTAGAGGGCGCTGTTGGCCGCGCGATCACCGCTGCGGCTGAGGCGATGGCGTCCGGTGGTGCGGCCGCTGCTGGCTGGTTGCGGGGCGACCCCGCAGAGTTTGGCGAAGGCGGCCTCGCTGCGGATGCGGTCAGCGTTGTCGCCGGCGGTCACGAGGAACTGCCCGGCCAGCTCGATCCCGACGCCGTGAAGCTCGACCAGTTCCGGGACCGTGGCGCGGACCAGCGCTTCGATCTGCTTGTCGAGGGTTTTGATTTCCTCGTCCAAGGTCTTCCACCGGTGGGCGAGATCACGCAGTGCCGTGGTCACTCCGGCCGTGAGCAGCCGTGCGGGCGCGTCGATGAGGGTGAGGACGTCATCGGTCTCGGGATGCAACAGCAGACATCGGTTGATCAAGGTCCTCTTGGTCAGTGTCACCAGGTCGTCACGTAAGGGCGAGGGTGCGCCGATCATCACTCCCCACAGGGTGTTCAAGGTTTGGGTCCGGGTCTTGACCGCGCTGGAACGGGTGATCCGGAGGGTGCGGATCACCTCGACGATGCCGGACTTGGCCTTCGGGGTTGCGGTCGAGGTCTGGCCCAGGACAGCGCGGGCGATCTGCTCGGCGTCCAGGCGGTCGGACTTGCCGTCCATCCGCCGGGCCAGGAGGTTTGGCCGGTTGACCTCGATAACCCGGACATTGGCGGTGGTGAGGAACCTGCTCAGGGTGGCCCCGAATGACCCGGTGCTTTCGACACCGACCGCGGCGACGACACGGTGGCTTGTGATCCAGTCCAGCAACTGGGCGTAGCCGCGGTCGCGTGCAGGGAACTCGCGGTGTCCGAGGAGCCGGCCGTGCTCATCGACCACGGCTGCGTAGTGGGTGTGCTTGTGGGTGTCGACACCGCCGATGACACGGGTGGTAGAAGTTGTCATGCTGGAACTCGCTCCTCCGGTGTGTTCGCGCTGGCGGATGGGCGAACCGACCGGACGGGCGACAGGTCTGTGACGGGGCTTCTGATCCAAGCTCCTATCAGGTCAGACCCGTCTGGCCGGTGCGCATACGGTGCTGCGCCCGAGCGGGCCGAC
Coding sequences within:
- a CDS encoding IS110 family transposase, with protein sequence MTTSTTRVIGGVDTHKHTHYAAVVDEHGRLLGHREFPARDRGYAQLLDWITSHRVVAAVGVESTGSFGATLSRFLTTANVRVIEVNRPNLLARRMDGKSDRLDAEQIARAVLGQTSTATPKAKSGIVEVIRTLRITRSSAVKTRTQTLNTLWGVMIGAPSPLRDDLVTLTKRTLINRCLLLHPETDDVLTLIDAPARLLTAGVTTALRDLAHRWKTLDEEIKTLDKQIEALVRATVPELVELHGVGIELAGQFLVTAGDNADRIRSEAAFAKLCGVAPQPASSGRTTGRHRLSRSGDRAANSALYIVTIVRMRRHQPTRDYVERRTAEGLSKREIIRCLKRYIAREIYAHLPRTTPHPQPPHPNAA
- a CDS encoding integrase core domain-containing protein; translated protein: MPLDEHRSIERSHRIDAEEFYRLLDGIVLGDIGAFNDKLKDWEDYYNYHRPHGGLAGQTPYERLLQKTQCGVAGRDGLHRSSASDVIAAQHRPTWITGVLLPLVVDTLGWGSRDESVGNVIA